AACGGCTAAATATAAGAAATAGATTAAGAAAATTACGATACAATACGAAACCAACCAAAAGAGCTAAGGCATTTAATATCCTGTATCAAAGGGTGAGCTATGCCTTGCTTTTTCTCTGCTTTTCAACTTCGTTGCAAGCAACTTCTACTAAAAATATCTTGTGTTTGTCTTTTAATCCCTAGCTTCTCGTATGCCAATATGCCTGTCATCGATGTTACAGCCATAGGAAATATGATACTGCAATATAATCAAATGCTAGAAGAAGCCATTAAGTACGAAAAAGAGCTTTCAAAGCTTGGTATAGATACAGGCAGAGTAGGAGGGATTCTTGGAAAATTAGATGCCTTAACCAGTGGTGCATTAGAAACATTATCCGCGTTAGAATCTTTGCCTGGCACATTAGATTCGCTTTTGGCAGGAATCAAAGAAGATTGCGATTTCTTAATGAAAGATAAGCTATTTAAAGATATGGCTGATAAATTTAAGGATAACTCTTTTGCCGATTTTGTAACGGGCGAACTTAAAACACAAACTATGTGTCTAGCCGCAGTAAATGATTCAAAAGCTATGAGTGAAGTTTTAGGTGATAAGTTAGCCCAAGCCCAACAAGCTTTAAAAAAAGGAGACCTAGAGAAATATGACCAAACAATGCAAGAATATAATGCCATACATACAAAACAAGCAAAAATAAATCAGCAAATGACAAAAGACAAACGAACGCAATGGAATGAGTTTTATGCAAAATATCAAACAAAGAGCAAAGATAAAAATGTGCGTGGCTATACTAAGAGCTATATGAATGAGCAAATGAAAAACTTGCTGGAGCAAGCTAGTAAAGCTCAAACACAAACTGATTTTCAAAACTTTACCAATCAAATACTTATTGAAATATTGAGGGTTGCTCAATTAAATTATGAGATGATGATGAATTTTAACAATACAATGATAGCAATGCAAGATATAGATGATAATTTAGACAAGAAAATGGCAAAGAATTTAGAAATAGACAAACAAAAACTAGCAGAAAACAGGGAGCAGCTAGGTGTTTTTGCCAAAGATTCACCATTTGAAGATTTAAAAGGAGAGTTTAAAAAGGACGCTCTAGGGCTTCCTGTGCTAGATTTTGGTAAGAAGTAGGAGCTAGGTATGGATAGCTCGGCTTCACTCTTACGCCTTGTTGTTAATCTCATTAACTCCACGGGCAATCAAACCCTACAAAACATTTATCAAGGCTGTGCTGGGCTCTATACAAGCTCCATTGTCTATACGCTTTTTGGTATTAGCTTTACAATTTGGCTTTTTCTAAAGATTAAGGGCGATTTTAGTAGAGCTGATATGTTTAAGGCAATGGTGTGGCTTGTGATATTTATCCTTGTTAAAGTCATTCTCTCTAGCTATGAAAACTATATGGATAGCTTGGGGGTATTTAAGATTCCTTATTATTGGTTCTCTTTGGGGGTGAGTGAGTTTAATGGTGGTAGCACTGATTTAGAAGTGATGATTTCTACACAATGGAGAATGGTCAAAGATAATAGCGATAGAATCTTTGATTTGGCAGGCTGGAGCGAGATGTCGTTGTGGTTTATAGGAGCGGCGTATTTTCTTGTGGGGCTGGTGTTTATGATAGCTTTTGTCATAATGACCGTGCTTTCACAATTTATGGCAAATGTGATTCTCTCACTTGGCGCACTTGTATTTCCGCTAGTGTGCTTCTCACAAACGCGTTCAATCTTTTTCTCTTGGCTGAAACTCTATATTGGTTTGAGCTTATGGAGTCCTTTTGCTGTGCTTCTTAGCTCTATTCCAAATAGTGTTACCAAATATATGCAGCAAGGGCAGGTTCTTATCGCAAATAGTGGGGATTTAGCCGAAGTGGCGTTAGTTGGTATCGTGCTAATGATGTTTTCTATCTTTTTGCTAACAAAGATTCCGGGTTGGGTAAGTGCGATTATTGGTAGCGCAGATTCTAGTGGTTCAGGCACAGGGCTAGCTGGAGCTATCAATAATGGAGCATTTATAGGCACAAGAATGCTAGCAGGTATGGGGCAATATGCTAAAAACCGCGCTGATGGACAGAGCATAAAGGCAGCCGCCACAGGAGCTATGGGGGCGATGTTTGGCGGGGAGCACGGCAATCACGCCGCACAAGGAGCGGGTAGAGCCGCGCTTAAAGCCAGCAGGGCAGCAAAAGGCTGGGTCAGCGATAGTGCAAATAAGTTTAGGGGTAAAGACACGCCCCATACTACCTAAAGGAGCAAAGTGGATACGCAAGAACAAGACAATAAAGAACTACAATCTAAACAAGATAAGCTTAGTGAGAAGAAAGCTAAAGCCCTAGCAATGCTTTATGCTCTAGTGCATTTTTGTGGCAAGGCATTAGTATTTGTAGCTGGCTATACACATAAACTAGGGGATTTGTTTATCACTCTAGCAGAGAGAAGGGCAAAAAATGAGCAGCCAAGCCACTAAGGAGCTAGAGGGGGAAGAACTAGGACTTGATGAAAAGTTTATAATCCCACAAACCCCAAAGGCTAAGAGCGAGCACGCCGCAAAAGTGATACAAGATTTTTCTAATAGCTATGCTGATATGGATAATGTAATTAGTCTTATTCAGCGCGATAAGCAAAGACTAAAGCAAGAAGAGCAAGCCTCACCACAAGAAACGCCTAGTGAAGAAAAAAGCCTTGATAGAGAGAAAAACGAACTAGATAGGGCTATTGCCTCTATCGCGCAGGTGCGTAGCATTGTGGATATTCTTAAAGCACTCTATGCTATGGAAAAGGCTTTATATGAGCTAAGGCTTGCTACAAAAAAGCCAAATACTAGAGACTATATGCAGCAGATACAAGATTCTAAGCATAAGCCACTGACTGCAAACTTTTTAAAAGAAAGTCTAAGAGTGCTTAAAAGTAGTAAGGAGAAAATCCAAGAGTTTGCCAAGCATTTGCAGCTTGAAAGGGCGTTTGCAAAGGAGCTTCGCAAGGATATAGCAATGCTTGATTTAGTAGAATCTAAAGAATCAAAAGCTGCATATATAAAGCAGATTGATAAAAAGCTTTGTGAAGCAAGGGAGAAATTCCCTAGCCTAGAGCAAAACTACCCCAAAATGCTTCAAGCTGCAACAAGTGCCATAAAGCAACCCTTGCAAGAGTTTGGTAAAAACGCGCTTAAAACTATGCCTATTGGTTTATAATATTTTAGCTCTTCTGTCATCTTTTACCTTGTGCGCATTTGTAGGCTCTATTGTGTTGCTTAAAATGTAAAATCTAATGCTTCATAGCTTTTTTATTGCTTTATTCTCTTCAATAAATGCCCTATACTGCTCTTTAAAATTCTCGAAAGTGCCATTGTGGATTTTCTCTCTTAAGTGCGCTTCATAAATAGCAGGATTGGTGATGTGTTGCTTTTTACAATACCAACGCAAGAAAACATCTATCAGCTCATTACTGAGTAGCTCTTGTGTATGGGTGCTAGAGTATGTTTTACTAGGCTCTTGTGTTTGCGTTTGATTTTCTAAACCTAAAAAATTACAAAGAGCATTAAGCTCTTTGAGTTTATAAGGGCTCTTTTTCCCTTTTAGATATTCCTGCAAAATCATAACTTTTTGCTGGCACATCTTAAGCACGAATGCCTTATTCTCTAAAAGTTTAGTTTCATAATCTTGTAGCGTTTCTCTCACGCTATCGCTTATTTCAATATGTGCTAGAGCTTTAAGATGAGAATCTAAATCCTTTGCAATTCCTATCATCACAAACGCATTAGACTTTTTATGCAGCGTGCGAGCCATTATCAAATCCGCATTTATTTGAGATTCTGTATTTTTGGCTAAATTTTTCTCATTAAGTGCTATCTCACTTTGAATTTGGCGCAATACAAAAATATCTGCTTTTGTTTGTTTTTTTGTGCGTAGAAATTCTGCATAAGCCTGTTTCTTTGCAAGGCTGTCATAAGAGCTTTTATAGTAGAGTCTTTGCTCGCGTAATTTTCTTATTTGTTCTTGTAATTGTTTCTTTTGTGTTTGATAGCCCTTGTTGCTTTGTCTAAGTGAGCAAAGCTCTTTATTTGTTGCTTTTATAGAATTAAGCAGCTGAAAATAGCATTTATTGCCTGATTGGATAAGCAATTTTAATTCATTGATAAGCTTTCTTTTTTCTTGCGTATGCTGAGAAATTGTTTTAGTAAGATTATGGGATTTTGTCTCATAGAGCTGGATTTTAGATTCTAGTGCTGCAATTTGTTTAGCGATGTTTTCAGCAATATTTAGTGGTATCTCAATACTTGCTTTTGCGCTTTCTTTAAGTAAGTTGTGCTCATATCGGTAGCTATTTTTATAATTGAAGTTAGGATTGTGAAAATTGAGTGCATTTTTAAAATCCTCTCGTAAAAGATTCCAAAAGTTTTTTATCTCTTGTTTATTGTTAAAGTGAAGCTTTTTGTGTGTGAAAATATTAGTTTTATTAAGAATGATATGAATATGTGGTTTGTGCTGGTGGGTATGAAGCACACTCACATATTTATAACCATAAAAATGTGTCTGCATTACTTCTTTGACAGAATCTTGCAATGCCTTGATATTGCGCTCACTTTTTAGCTCATCAAGACAAAAGGTAAAGTGCCACGCCTCTTTTGCATTTGGCTGTGTTGAAAAATCTTTCTGCCATTGGCGCAAAATCTCATCAATCCTTATAGGCTGATGAGATTCATTAAAGGCAAAATCAAATGCGCTATTGCGTATCACATAACTTAGGGCATTTTTCACGCCATTACTTGAAAGATTAGATAATAGCTTGATAACAACCTGTTTGGAGAATACGCTTGATTTTTGAGGCAATATTGCGCGACTTGGCATAAAAGTATAGGAGCTAGAATCTAAATACTCATCTCTTACTTTTTTGCGTTTTTGCTCTTCATAATCAAAAAAGATATGCTCTAATTGTTTAAATGTTTT
This DNA window, taken from Helicobacter canis, encodes the following:
- a CDS encoding type IV secretion system protein — translated: MDSSASLLRLVVNLINSTGNQTLQNIYQGCAGLYTSSIVYTLFGISFTIWLFLKIKGDFSRADMFKAMVWLVIFILVKVILSSYENYMDSLGVFKIPYYWFSLGVSEFNGGSTDLEVMISTQWRMVKDNSDRIFDLAGWSEMSLWFIGAAYFLVGLVFMIAFVIMTVLSQFMANVILSLGALVFPLVCFSQTRSIFFSWLKLYIGLSLWSPFAVLLSSIPNSVTKYMQQGQVLIANSGDLAEVALVGIVLMMFSIFLLTKIPGWVSAIIGSADSSGSGTGLAGAINNGAFIGTRMLAGMGQYAKNRADGQSIKAAATGAMGAMFGGEHGNHAAQGAGRAALKASRAAKGWVSDSANKFRGKDTPHTT
- a CDS encoding relaxase/mobilization nuclease domain-containing protein, whose amino-acid sequence is MKTFKQLEHIFFDYEEQKRKKVRDEYLDSSSYTFMPSRAILPQKSSVFSKQVVIKLLSNLSSNGVKNALSYVIRNSAFDFAFNESHQPIRIDEILRQWQKDFSTQPNAKEAWHFTFCLDELKSERNIKALQDSVKEVMQTHFYGYKYVSVLHTHQHKPHIHIILNKTNIFTHKKLHFNNKQEIKNFWNLLREDFKNALNFHNPNFNYKNSYRYEHNLLKESAKASIEIPLNIAENIAKQIAALESKIQLYETKSHNLTKTISQHTQEKRKLINELKLLIQSGNKCYFQLLNSIKATNKELCSLRQSNKGYQTQKKQLQEQIRKLREQRLYYKSSYDSLAKKQAYAEFLRTKKQTKADIFVLRQIQSEIALNEKNLAKNTESQINADLIMARTLHKKSNAFVMIGIAKDLDSHLKALAHIEISDSVRETLQDYETKLLENKAFVLKMCQQKVMILQEYLKGKKSPYKLKELNALCNFLGLENQTQTQEPSKTYSSTHTQELLSNELIDVFLRWYCKKQHITNPAIYEAHLREKIHNGTFENFKEQYRAFIEENKAIKKL